The following proteins are co-located in the Flammeovirga kamogawensis genome:
- a CDS encoding exonuclease domain-containing protein, whose product MKYAVIDLETTGGSVAQGGKIIEIAIIVLEDGIEIDRYESFVNPEMGIPPFIAGLTGIKNSMVKNAPKFFEIAKDVVEVTKGCVFVAHNADFDYNFVKDEFAELGFKYRRNSICTVELSRRLLPGMKSYSLGKLCDEIGIPHNKRHRAIGDTEATAKLFQLLLKQENAADIIEEMTDYDVYNSKKHYQLSREQIDSLPDETGVYYLYNKDKDLIYIGKSKNIRKRVLQHLSNKTTPRAIKMADEVRDVTFEATGSELVALLLESDEIKKHLPKYNRAQRRTKTYFGIYQSTNEEGYYTFKIAPLADGDYPITTTFSRKEAEKILDRMVDKNSLCQKLCGIDNSSKACFRYQLKTCNGACIGEETPEKYNERAKIAAMRFSYGVPNMFIIDKGRNEKEKAVVQIAKGIYRGFGYIDINEDYSTEEMKSVIKKYNDNADVNKIIRGILRKKKGVERKIFY is encoded by the coding sequence ATGAAGTATGCTGTTATAGATCTTGAAACTACAGGAGGTTCGGTAGCTCAAGGCGGAAAAATTATAGAGATTGCAATTATAGTATTAGAAGATGGTATTGAAATAGATCGATATGAGTCTTTTGTGAATCCTGAAATGGGTATTCCCCCTTTTATTGCTGGCTTAACAGGGATAAAAAATTCTATGGTTAAAAATGCACCTAAATTTTTTGAGATAGCAAAAGATGTAGTTGAGGTAACTAAAGGATGTGTTTTTGTTGCACATAACGCAGACTTTGATTATAATTTTGTGAAAGATGAATTTGCAGAATTAGGTTTTAAATACAGACGTAATTCTATATGTACAGTTGAATTATCTAGAAGATTACTTCCAGGTATGAAATCGTATAGTTTAGGTAAACTTTGTGATGAAATTGGCATTCCTCATAACAAACGTCACCGAGCAATAGGTGATACAGAAGCAACCGCAAAATTATTTCAATTATTATTGAAGCAAGAAAATGCTGCTGATATAATTGAAGAAATGACTGATTATGATGTGTATAATAGCAAGAAACATTATCAGTTATCAAGAGAGCAAATAGATTCTTTACCAGACGAAACAGGTGTCTATTATCTTTATAATAAGGATAAAGACTTAATATATATAGGTAAGAGTAAAAATATAAGAAAAAGAGTACTCCAGCATCTTTCTAATAAAACAACTCCAAGAGCAATAAAAATGGCTGATGAAGTACGAGATGTAACTTTTGAGGCGACAGGAAGTGAGCTTGTTGCATTATTATTAGAATCTGATGAAATTAAAAAACACCTCCCTAAATACAATAGAGCCCAAAGAAGAACGAAAACATATTTTGGTATCTACCAAAGTACTAATGAAGAGGGATATTATACTTTTAAAATAGCACCTTTAGCAGATGGTGATTATCCCATTACAACAACTTTCTCTAGAAAAGAAGCAGAGAAAATTCTAGATAGAATGGTAGATAAGAATTCACTCTGTCAGAAATTGTGTGGTATAGATAATAGCTCAAAAGCGTGTTTTAGATATCAATTAAAAACATGTAATGGAGCATGTATTGGTGAGGAAACTCCAGAGAAATATAATGAAAGAGCAAAAATTGCTGCAATGCGTTTTAGCTACGGTGTTCCAAATATGTTTATTATTGATAAAGGTAGAAACGAAAAAGAAAAAGCAGTTGTACAGATTGCTAAGGGTATTTATCGAGGGTTTGGTTATATTGATATTAATGAAGATTACTCTACTGAAGAAATGAAAAGTGTAATTAAAAAGTATAATGATAATGCTGATGTTAATAAAATTATTCGTGGCATTTTAAGAAAAAAGAAAGGTGTCGAGAGAAAGATATTTTATTAA
- a CDS encoding DUF1573 domain-containing protein, with amino-acid sequence MSRERYFIKSLLIICITLFTSPLIAGNGVLKFAQQAIQLGKVDATTEYKISIPIKNIGVDTLKLLRVSTDCGCSSAKFSKQHLAVGEEAVLSVNFKPTIGETPFYRSIIVLTDSKIPQYTVTLEGEVSNNKKGEPIDNELIISWVESQKSIPILSAYSLNVVGAKDEYKTIPLYISNLGEKSLIIESFDMKGVSIETVQLPRSIPKGFIMSLPLKIDFSDAGNQLNYLKINTDERTLMFRLQTVVND; translated from the coding sequence GTGTCGAGAGAAAGATATTTTATTAAATCGTTACTCATTATTTGCATTACTTTATTTACTTCACCACTAATTGCAGGTAATGGGGTATTGAAGTTTGCACAACAAGCTATACAACTTGGGAAAGTTGATGCCACTACCGAATACAAAATATCAATCCCAATTAAAAATATAGGAGTAGATACTTTAAAACTACTCAGAGTAAGTACAGATTGTGGGTGCTCATCTGCTAAATTTTCAAAACAACATTTAGCAGTAGGAGAGGAAGCTGTTTTATCTGTTAATTTTAAACCTACAATAGGGGAAACGCCTTTTTATAGAAGTATAATTGTACTTACAGATTCTAAAATACCTCAATATACGGTTACTTTAGAAGGTGAAGTATCTAATAATAAAAAAGGAGAACCAATAGATAATGAGCTTATCATTAGTTGGGTAGAGTCTCAAAAATCAATACCAATTTTATCTGCTTATTCTCTTAATGTAGTAGGTGCAAAAGATGAATACAAAACCATTCCATTATACATTTCTAATTTAGGAGAAAAGTCATTAATTATTGAGTCTTTTGATATGAAAGGGGTGAGTATAGAAACAGTGCAATTGCCTAGATCAATTCCTAAAGGTTTTATCATGTCTTTACCTCTGAAAATAGATTTTTCTGATGCTGGTAATCAATTGAATTATTTGAAAATAAATACAGACGAGAGAACTCTAATGTTTCGTCTTCAAACAGTAGTAAATGATTAA
- a CDS encoding YheT family hydrolase, which yields MPFWHFNGHLQTILPSIQRKIDGVEYKRERISTPDNDFLDLDWSCRNNKRLVIVSHGLEGGADRHYCKGIVKLFNNNNWDALAWNCRSCSGELNKLPRFYHHGDVDDFKLVIDKAIDKGYKEIALVGFSMGGAISMNALGTDRFPMENIIGAVAVSTPIDLISSSDELEKKSKSFYNQKFFKKLKKKVIAKSQYMTDLDATPLLNDEIKSLRGFDEYYTAPLHGFNNAHDFYYNASVERRLDKIKKPVLILNAKNDPFLTGKSYPIDYVKTCDNIYLEVPKNGGHVGFCIVNSQFTYAEVRSLEFLNSQSSL from the coding sequence ATGCCTTTTTGGCACTTTAATGGACACTTGCAAACTATTCTTCCATCTATACAAAGGAAAATTGATGGAGTTGAGTACAAAAGAGAAAGAATTTCAACTCCTGATAACGATTTTTTAGACTTAGACTGGTCTTGCCGTAATAATAAACGACTTGTAATAGTTTCACACGGTTTAGAGGGTGGTGCTGATCGCCATTATTGTAAGGGTATAGTTAAATTATTCAATAATAATAATTGGGATGCACTTGCATGGAACTGCCGATCTTGTAGTGGGGAACTAAATAAATTGCCAAGATTTTATCATCATGGAGATGTTGATGACTTTAAATTGGTTATTGATAAAGCAATAGATAAAGGGTATAAAGAAATAGCATTAGTAGGGTTTAGTATGGGGGGAGCAATTTCTATGAATGCATTAGGAACTGATCGTTTTCCTATGGAAAATATAATTGGAGCAGTAGCTGTATCAACACCAATTGATTTAATTTCAAGTAGTGATGAGCTAGAAAAAAAATCAAAAAGCTTTTACAATCAGAAATTTTTCAAAAAACTAAAGAAGAAAGTGATTGCTAAAAGTCAATATATGACTGATTTAGATGCAACTCCACTCTTAAATGATGAAATTAAATCACTAAGGGGATTTGATGAATATTATACTGCCCCATTGCACGGGTTTAATAATGCACACGATTTCTATTATAATGCAAGTGTTGAAAGAAGGTTGGATAAGATTAAAAAACCGGTCTTAATTTTGAATGCAAAGAATGATCCGTTCCTTACAGGAAAAAGCTATCCAATAGATTATGTTAAAACGTGTGATAATATCTATCTAGAAGTGCCAAAAAATGGAGGACATGTTGGTTTTTGTATTGTAAATTCACAATTTACTTATGCAGAGGTTCGAAGCCTAGAATTTTTAAACTCTCAATCATCATTGTAA
- a CDS encoding DUF4837 family protein encodes MKKITSVLLLFLGVFTLAFTSSCSNNEGADSDFQKSYLPSAKGKAGEMVLVIDSTQWLPDKSVGGELYRTVLGRTRGVLPQEEPQFTVTQVRPSGFNSILRQARNVMIVTTFDQKGQEAAILRSFFGDGVIQSLKKSDKFFFVKTDAWAQGQTVVLLFAKTEAELREILSKPENQFALSEPFNDLETINLQKRLKKEYSKPTDTFLRRELKVSMHLLDGYKVAENDDNFLWLRHPELSFDNNVFIVKVPYTDQKQFSEEEILKFRDKIAKQYLYGDPSNPDSFVVTEDKVKPEMQKVKIDGRLAIELRGLWKTNNISMGGPFVSYTFTDKTGSYLYYIEGFIYAPGMKKRELVREMEAQLKTFKEID; translated from the coding sequence ATGAAAAAGATAACATCGGTTTTATTGCTCTTTTTAGGAGTTTTTACACTAGCTTTTACAAGCTCATGTTCAAATAATGAAGGTGCAGATAGTGATTTTCAGAAATCTTATTTGCCTTCAGCAAAAGGTAAAGCAGGTGAAATGGTTTTAGTGATTGATTCTACACAATGGTTACCAGATAAAAGTGTTGGAGGAGAGTTGTATAGAACTGTACTTGGAAGAACACGCGGAGTATTACCACAGGAAGAACCTCAATTTACAGTAACTCAAGTAAGACCTTCAGGGTTTAATAGCATTCTGCGCCAAGCTCGTAATGTAATGATAGTAACTACTTTTGATCAGAAGGGACAAGAGGCTGCAATACTTCGATCATTTTTTGGAGATGGTGTTATCCAAAGTTTAAAAAAATCTGATAAATTCTTTTTTGTAAAAACAGATGCGTGGGCACAAGGACAAACTGTAGTATTACTGTTTGCAAAAACTGAAGCTGAATTAAGAGAGATATTATCTAAACCTGAAAATCAATTTGCTTTAAGCGAACCATTTAATGATTTAGAAACAATTAACCTTCAAAAACGACTTAAAAAAGAATACAGTAAACCAACAGATACTTTTTTAAGAAGAGAATTAAAAGTTAGTATGCATTTATTAGATGGCTATAAAGTGGCAGAAAATGATGATAATTTTTTATGGTTACGTCATCCAGAGCTAAGTTTTGATAATAATGTATTTATAGTAAAAGTACCATATACTGATCAAAAGCAATTTTCAGAAGAAGAGATTTTAAAGTTTAGAGATAAAATTGCTAAACAATATTTATACGGAGATCCAAGTAACCCTGATTCTTTTGTAGTTACAGAAGATAAAGTGAAGCCAGAAATGCAGAAAGTGAAAATTGATGGACGCTTAGCAATAGAGTTGAGAGGACTTTGGAAAACGAACAATATTTCTATGGGTGGACCTTTTGTGAGTTACACATTTACAGACAAGACAGGAAGCTATTTATATTATATTGAAGGTTTTATTTATGCTCCTGGAATGAAAAAAAGAGAGTTAGTTCGTGAAATGGAAGCACAATTGAAAACTTTCAAAGAGATTGATTAA
- the ruvA gene encoding Holliday junction branch migration protein RuvA produces the protein MYYYIRGKLTKKTPTFGVLDVQGVGYEIRWPLSAFSSVNEGEEYTLFTYLYVKEDVQQLFGFISENDRSLFLLLISISGIGPSTGIAFLSSLSSSEICSAIMYEDVKTVQSVKGVGAKTAQRVVIELKDKISKLQYSGELQQSATPAMAQDSAVTEEAMDALVALGFTRAGAQKSIKLITKKHGNDLTVEKLIKLALKQN, from the coding sequence ATGTATTATTATATTAGAGGTAAGTTAACGAAGAAAACTCCCACTTTTGGCGTGTTAGATGTTCAAGGTGTAGGGTATGAAATTCGTTGGCCACTGAGTGCTTTCAGTAGTGTTAATGAAGGAGAGGAGTATACTTTATTTACATATTTATATGTAAAAGAAGATGTACAACAACTTTTTGGATTTATATCTGAAAACGATAGAAGCTTGTTTCTTTTATTAATAAGCATTTCTGGAATTGGTCCTTCTACAGGAATAGCTTTTTTATCTTCATTATCATCGTCTGAAATCTGTTCAGCAATTATGTATGAAGATGTAAAAACTGTTCAAAGTGTAAAAGGAGTAGGTGCAAAAACGGCTCAAAGAGTTGTAATTGAATTGAAAGATAAAATTTCAAAGCTTCAGTATTCTGGAGAATTACAGCAGTCTGCCACACCAGCAATGGCTCAAGATAGTGCAGTTACAGAAGAAGCTATGGACGCTTTAGTTGCATTAGGATTTACTAGAGCAGGCGCACAGAAATCGATTAAGTTAATTACTAAGAAACATGGTAATGATTTAACTGTTGAAAAATTAATAAAACTAGCTTTAAAGCAAAATTAG